One part of the Mangrovibacillus cuniculi genome encodes these proteins:
- a CDS encoding putative bifunctional diguanylate cyclase/phosphodiesterase: protein MFTLDDAIFLTLSFIISCCSCYFAISGTAYATKRGMTPEEMKPFQWAFGSTFLFLLSHLCTAFSYSPEQLVKYGWIYAGSFFVFATIGTYLVIKYMTRKLFTPKHYAIGSVLFFFSTVLANYGSYLVLTRDILVFQPVFILITLLIMLGVAFPFYRLLSQLSYRVFPSLTVKRKVMWSVLMGLAFAGIPFITYASLTDIHLYYPSISVLHADVIPYAVVLGSMIILWLIPDLNGEDLKLSQERMILESEANYQSLFDLNPLAAFTIKSDGTITNSNQRVYDYFGYRKEDFIGKTFVPFIHPDELKSVFEHFKNSLNGIPATFEVRLLHRNGSYLYTNVLIAPMKEEETISGVFALVQNKTKEKEAEAQIEQLAYHDHLTGLPNRLLAEKQISEYLSKKPKPAALLVMDLDRFKVINDTLGHAYGDLLLQGVANRFKEWVKDKGIIARMSGDEFIIFLPDVKSIQEVKMFIHHLLQQLHKPLSIKGHDIVVSTSIGVTMFPDDGTDINTLLRRADISMYVAKKEEQNSFIFYSARNQKSSTNLIELEEDLRKALTKDEFLLHYQPKQCCHTGKIIGVEALLRWEHGKKGLISPAEFIPLAEETGLIIPIGEQVIDQALKQLKEWQQTLSSSICMAINVSARQVHHENFLTMLTGKLMKYDVDPKCIEIELTENTVMKNSSQSSKVFERLKDIGMKIAIDDFGVEYSSLNYLKNFTFDTLKIDRSFIADITTIDHQAKIVEAIIAMGRALDLVVVAEGVETKEQVDWLKSRDCDVLQGYYIGKPMEVSQVEELLKQPISNK from the coding sequence TTGTTTACATTAGATGATGCCATATTTTTAACACTCAGTTTTATCATTTCCTGTTGTTCTTGTTATTTTGCTATTTCAGGTACTGCATACGCTACTAAGCGAGGAATGACTCCCGAAGAAATGAAACCGTTCCAGTGGGCTTTTGGTTCCACATTTTTATTCTTATTAAGTCATCTTTGTACAGCGTTTTCCTATTCTCCAGAGCAACTGGTGAAATACGGATGGATATATGCTGGGTCCTTTTTTGTCTTTGCGACAATTGGCACTTATTTAGTCATAAAATATATGACTCGAAAACTTTTTACTCCTAAGCATTATGCCATAGGCTCTGTTCTATTCTTTTTTTCTACCGTATTAGCTAATTACGGAAGTTATTTAGTATTAACGAGAGACATATTAGTTTTTCAGCCAGTATTTATTCTTATTACTCTACTCATTATGTTAGGTGTAGCATTTCCATTTTATCGATTACTTTCTCAATTGTCTTATAGAGTGTTTCCTTCTCTAACAGTTAAAAGAAAAGTAATGTGGAGTGTATTAATGGGCTTAGCATTTGCAGGGATACCTTTTATTACGTATGCTTCTTTAACAGATATACATCTTTATTACCCTTCCATATCCGTATTGCACGCAGATGTTATCCCTTATGCAGTGGTTCTTGGGTCGATGATTATCTTATGGTTAATTCCCGATTTAAATGGGGAAGATTTAAAACTATCACAAGAAAGAATGATTTTAGAAAGCGAAGCAAATTATCAGTCGTTATTTGACCTAAATCCATTAGCTGCTTTTACCATTAAATCAGATGGAACAATAACCAATAGTAATCAGAGAGTATATGATTATTTTGGTTACCGAAAAGAAGATTTTATCGGTAAAACGTTTGTACCGTTTATTCATCCAGATGAGCTAAAAAGTGTATTTGAACATTTTAAAAATTCTTTAAATGGAATCCCTGCCACATTTGAAGTAAGATTGCTACACAGAAATGGTTCTTATCTGTACACAAATGTGTTAATAGCTCCGATGAAAGAGGAAGAAACAATTTCTGGTGTATTTGCTCTCGTTCAAAACAAAACAAAAGAAAAAGAAGCGGAAGCACAAATTGAACAATTAGCCTATCATGATCACCTAACGGGTTTACCGAATAGATTGTTAGCGGAAAAGCAAATCTCCGAATATCTATCAAAAAAACCAAAGCCTGCAGCGCTATTAGTAATGGATTTAGATCGATTTAAAGTAATCAATGATACGTTAGGACATGCTTATGGTGATTTACTTCTGCAAGGAGTCGCCAACCGCTTTAAAGAATGGGTAAAAGATAAGGGGATTATTGCTAGGATGAGTGGGGATGAATTTATCATTTTCCTACCTGATGTGAAGTCTATTCAAGAAGTAAAGATGTTTATCCACCATCTTTTGCAGCAGCTTCATAAGCCTCTTTCTATAAAAGGACATGATATTGTCGTGTCTACTAGTATTGGAGTTACGATGTTTCCTGATGATGGAACAGATATCAATACGTTACTTCGAAGAGCGGACATATCGATGTATGTTGCCAAAAAAGAAGAGCAGAACAGTTTTATATTTTATTCTGCCCGAAATCAAAAATCATCTACAAACTTAATCGAACTAGAAGAAGACTTGAGAAAAGCGTTAACAAAGGATGAATTTTTGTTACATTATCAACCGAAGCAATGTTGTCATACGGGTAAGATAATAGGTGTAGAAGCGTTGCTTAGGTGGGAGCATGGGAAAAAAGGTCTCATTTCACCAGCGGAATTTATTCCTTTAGCAGAAGAAACAGGATTAATCATTCCGATTGGGGAACAGGTTATTGATCAAGCGTTAAAACAATTAAAAGAGTGGCAGCAAACGCTTAGCAGTTCAATCTGCATGGCAATCAATGTATCGGCAAGACAAGTCCATCATGAAAACTTTTTAACGATGCTAACAGGAAAACTGATGAAATATGATGTAGACCCAAAGTGTATTGAAATAGAACTTACGGAAAACACGGTAATGAAGAATTCTAGTCAGTCGTCAAAGGTTTTTGAAAGACTAAAAGATATTGGTATGAAGATTGCGATTGATGACTTTGGTGTAGAGTATAGCTCTTTGAATTATTTGAAGAACTTCACATTTGATACGCTAAAAATTGATAGAAGCTTTATTGCGGATATTACAACAATAGATCACCAGGCAAAGATTGTAGAAGCTATCATCGCCATGGGAAGAGCATTGGATTTAGTAGTTGTAGCAGAAGGGGTAGAGACGAAAGAGCAAGTTGATTGGTTAAAGAGCAGAGATTGCGACGTCTTACAAGGATATTATATTGGTAAACCAATGGAAGTATCTCAGGTAGAAGAACTGTTAAAACAACCAATATCCAATAAATAG
- the qoxA gene encoding cytochrome aa3 quinol oxidase subunit II: protein MRKWWKLFSLSLMMLPLLVLSGCSQLLVLDPKGPMAEIQANLIWLSIGFMLFIVLVVFILFTYMLVKYRDRDGDEDYDPEQHGSTKLEIIWTVVPILIVIALSVPTVRAIYALEEIPENGSDKDPLVVHVTSVDWKWMFSYPEEDIETVNHLVIPADRPVMFRLTSADSMQSFWIPALGGQKYSMAGMETKLMLMANEPGEFWGRNSNFNGEEFTGQEFTVTAMEESEFDAWAEETKETAPELTQEFYDENLMVQGQVEEMIFSGTHLDWVNHAQNASYAVEVRERLGKEPVNYHLREKVKEEE, encoded by the coding sequence ATGCGTAAGTGGTGGAAACTCTTTAGCTTGAGCTTAATGATGCTACCTCTATTGGTATTATCGGGATGCTCACAGCTACTGGTACTTGATCCTAAGGGACCGATGGCTGAAATTCAAGCAAACCTAATTTGGCTTTCCATAGGATTCATGTTATTTATCGTTCTTGTAGTCTTTATCTTGTTTACTTATATGCTAGTAAAATACCGTGATCGCGATGGAGATGAAGATTATGATCCAGAACAACACGGTAGTACAAAACTAGAGATTATTTGGACAGTAGTTCCTATTTTAATCGTTATTGCTCTATCTGTTCCTACAGTGCGCGCGATATATGCGCTAGAGGAAATACCGGAGAACGGCAGTGACAAAGATCCACTAGTAGTTCATGTAACATCTGTAGACTGGAAGTGGATGTTTAGTTATCCAGAAGAGGATATTGAAACAGTTAACCACTTAGTAATTCCAGCTGATCGACCGGTAATGTTCCGTCTGACATCAGCTGACTCCATGCAATCATTTTGGATTCCAGCTCTAGGAGGACAAAAGTATTCCATGGCTGGTATGGAGACAAAGTTAATGCTAATGGCGAACGAACCAGGCGAGTTCTGGGGACGTAACTCTAACTTCAATGGGGAAGAGTTTACAGGGCAAGAGTTCACGGTAACCGCAATGGAAGAAAGTGAATTCGACGCTTGGGCAGAAGAAACAAAAGAAACTGCTCCTGAATTAACGCAAGAATTTTATGATGAAAATTTAATGGTTCAAGGACAAGTAGAAGAGATGATATTTAGTGGTACTCATTTAGATTGGGTTAACCACGCACAAAATGCATCTTACGCAGTAGAAGTTCGTGAGCGACTTGGAAAAGAGCCAGTAAACTATCATTTACGTGAAAAAGTGAAAGAGGAAGAATAG
- the qoxB gene encoding cytochrome aa3 quinol oxidase subunit I, which produces MDVKWYDYIITGDPLILGAQVSIVMTSIAIVAVLTYFKKWGWLWREWLTTVDHKKIGIMYIIAAVLMFFRGGVDALLMRAQLTVPNNDFLSSQHYNEIFTTHGTVMIIFMAMPFLIGLMNVVVPLQIGARDVAYPYLNAISFWTFFMGAMLFNISFVYGGSPAAGWTSYMPLAGNELSPGPGQNYYLLGLQVSGIGTLLTGINFLVTILKMRAPGMTLMRMPIFTWSTLITSIIIIFAFPILTVALAMMTTDRLFGTHFFTLAGDGMPMLWANLFWIWGHPEVYIVILPAFGMFSEIIATFAKKTLFGYKAMVYSMVGIAALSFVVWVHHFFTMGAGEEVNSFFSITTMAIAIPTGVKIFNWLFTLYKGKISFTTPMLWSLAFIPNFVIGGVTGVMLAMAAADYQYHNTYFLVAHFHYVLISGTVFACFAGLYFWYPKMFGHKLNDRIGKWSFWFFVIGFNICFFPQYFLGLDGMPRRVHTYAAETGWMDLNVVSSIGAVGMAIGFVILVYNIYYSFRFEARETSGDSWNGQGRTLEWYTQTPIPHYNFAVVPKVESLDQFHYMKKNGWKPGQPQKIVPIHMPSYSGIPFIQSVFFFVAGFGLVFEWYGMAIAGLVGVLITLATRSFDYDDGFYVPVEEIQEDLKKSV; this is translated from the coding sequence ATGGATGTGAAATGGTATGACTATATCATTACAGGTGACCCGCTAATCTTAGGTGCTCAAGTGTCAATCGTCATGACGTCGATTGCTATCGTAGCGGTCCTTACTTATTTTAAAAAATGGGGTTGGCTTTGGAGAGAATGGCTAACTACTGTTGACCATAAGAAAATTGGTATTATGTATATTATCGCCGCAGTATTAATGTTCTTCCGCGGTGGTGTCGATGCGCTTTTAATGCGTGCGCAGCTAACGGTGCCGAACAATGATTTCTTAAGTTCGCAGCACTATAATGAAATATTTACAACACATGGTACAGTCATGATTATCTTCATGGCAATGCCGTTCTTAATTGGTTTAATGAACGTGGTTGTTCCACTTCAAATTGGAGCGCGTGACGTTGCGTATCCATACTTAAATGCAATTAGTTTCTGGACATTCTTTATGGGAGCGATGTTGTTTAACATCTCTTTCGTGTACGGAGGATCTCCAGCTGCAGGATGGACTTCTTACATGCCACTTGCAGGTAACGAATTGAGCCCTGGTCCTGGTCAAAACTACTATCTATTAGGTCTACAGGTATCTGGTATCGGTACGTTATTAACAGGTATTAACTTCTTAGTAACAATCTTGAAAATGCGTGCACCAGGTATGACATTAATGAGAATGCCAATCTTTACTTGGTCAACGCTTATTACATCAATTATTATCATCTTTGCTTTCCCAATCTTAACGGTTGCTCTTGCAATGATGACAACAGACCGTCTGTTTGGTACTCACTTCTTCACACTTGCTGGAGATGGTATGCCAATGCTTTGGGCGAACCTTTTCTGGATTTGGGGACACCCTGAAGTATATATTGTTATTCTTCCTGCGTTCGGTATGTTCTCTGAAATTATCGCAACGTTTGCGAAGAAAACACTTTTTGGATACAAAGCGATGGTTTATTCCATGGTTGGTATCGCAGCACTTTCCTTCGTTGTATGGGTTCACCACTTCTTTACAATGGGAGCGGGTGAAGAGGTTAACTCCTTCTTCTCTATTACAACAATGGCGATTGCAATCCCTACAGGGGTTAAAATCTTTAACTGGCTATTTACGCTATATAAAGGGAAAATCAGCTTCACGACACCAATGCTTTGGTCTCTAGCGTTTATTCCTAACTTTGTTATCGGTGGAGTAACAGGGGTAATGCTTGCGATGGCAGCAGCCGACTATCAGTATCATAATACGTACTTCTTAGTGGCCCATTTCCACTATGTTTTAATTTCTGGTACGGTATTCGCTTGTTTCGCAGGTCTATACTTCTGGTACCCAAAAATGTTTGGTCACAAATTAAACGATCGAATTGGAAAATGGAGCTTCTGGTTCTTCGTTATCGGATTTAATATTTGTTTCTTCCCGCAATACTTCTTAGGTCTAGATGGAATGCCTCGTCGTGTTCATACGTATGCAGCAGAAACTGGCTGGATGGATCTAAACGTTGTATCAAGTATTGGGGCAGTAGGAATGGCAATTGGTTTCGTTATTCTTGTGTATAACATCTACTACAGCTTCCGTTTTGAAGCTCGTGAAACGTCTGGAGACTCATGGAACGGCCAAGGTCGTACGTTAGAGTGGTACACACAAACACCAATTCCTCACTACAACTTTGCAGTAGTACCAAAAGTAGAATCTTTAGATCAATTCCACTACATGAAGAAAAACGGTTGGAAACCAGGTCAACCTCAAAAGATTGTGCCTATTCATATGCCAAGCTATTCTGGTATTCCGTTTATCCAATCAGTGTTCTTCTTTGTAGCAGGATTCGGTTTAGTCTTTGAGTGGTATGGAATGGCGATTGCCGGACTAGTTGGAGTTCTTATAACTCTTGCAACGCGTTCATTTGACTATGATGACGGATTCTATGTACCTGTAGAAGAAATTCAAGAAGATCTGAAAAAGTCTGTGTAA